From the Taeniopygia guttata chromosome 20, bTaeGut7.mat, whole genome shotgun sequence genome, one window contains:
- the FAM217B gene encoding protein FAM217B isoform X2 — translation MKTTKECNGKSHPSTKGLYKPISYVKSPPGRLGKNVPSAIEKISHDTQDGYQPNVYKKGRNQLDGNNQSKRIPSVCSSLHGAQGPKRSPPERRQTESFLHRSPPERRQTESFLHRSPPERRQNESFLHRSPPERRQNESFLHRIPAGTKGSTQENFCRAKDVPVQHFYCSKKEQLGRNHEEYMAEASPGSSKWQEASVGQMFLDFESVQIIKEDAEDDSASDLSDSERIPIPPSPCTPPELILRAEEIDPVCLEHIPEMGFKESEYYYPDFLPPPFNSWDLKQLATFVHVEGKSDFRPKPTGSLEKFMERLLQLEWLQLQTVQSERGKATKARPQTAPGPSRALKSPGKGKALLSPVPSRQAVPQDGVTRLPRSCVGHRAELCPEQARQVRSHPGHLKVPERMGCAASSQRQTGDVRSELKKKPAAKQQLLSLQPSESSSKIQSVGNIRPPKQTPAFHGAAAPIKGLKTYMCTNPKKNGNASSYVPPKKPTVDRKIKTNGTKQTPRKF, via the exons ATGAAAACTACAAAGGAATG TAATGGAAAAAGCCATCCAAGCACCAAAGGACTATATAAACCAATTTCTTATGTGAAATCACCTCCTGGAAGATTAGGCAAAAATGTACCAAGTGCCATTGAAAAG ATTTCCCATGATACTCAAGATGGTTACCAACCAAATGTTTATAAGAAGGGAAGGAACCAGCTGGATGGCAATAATCAGTCAAAAAG GATCCCGAGTGTTTGCAGCTCACTGCACGGTGCACAAGGACCAAAGAGGAGTCCCCCAGAAAGAAGGCAAACCGAATCCTTCCTGCACAGGAGTCCCCCAGAAAGAAGGCAAACCGAATCCTTCCTGCACAGGAGTCCCCCAGAAAGAAGGCAAAACGAATCCTTCCTGCACAGGAGTCCCCCAGAAAGGAGGCAAAATGAATCCTTCCTGCACAGGATCCCTGCTGGCACGAAGGGCAGCACACAAGAAAACTTCTGTAGGGCTAAGGATGTCCCAGTGCAGCATTTTTATTGCAGTAAAAAAGAACAGTTGGGGAGGAATCACGAAGAATACATGGCTGAAGCCAGTCCAGGCTCTTCAAAATGGCAAGAAGCATCTGTAGGTCAAATGTTTCTTGATTTTGAATCGGTACAAATTATTAAAGAGGATGCTGAAGATGATAGTGCCAGTGACCTCTCTGACTCAGAAAGGATTCCCattcccccctctccctgcactCCACCAGAACTCATCCTCAGAGCTGAAGAAATCGACCCAGTTTGTTTGGAGCACATCCCTGAAATGGGATTTAAAGAGTCTGAATACTACTACCCCGACTTCCTCCCACCCCCTTTCAATTCTTGGGACTTGAAGCAGCTGGCCACCTTTGTCCACGTGGAAGGGAAAAGCGATTTCCGCCCCAAGCCCACGGGATCcctggagaagttcatggagcgcctgctgcagctggagtggctgcagctgcagacgGTGCAGAGCGAGAGGGGCAAGGCCACCAAAGCCCGGCCCCAGACTGCCCCCGGCCCCAGCCGTGCCCTCAAGAGCCCCGGAAAAGGCAAAGCCTtgctcagccctgtgcccagcaggcaggcagtgccccaggacgGTGTaaccaggctgcccaggagctgtgtgggtcacagggcagagctgtgccctgagcaggctcGCCAGGTGCGTTCCCATCCAGGTCACCTGAAAGTTCCTGAGAGAATGGGATGTGCAGCATCTTCTCAGAGGCAAACTGGGGATGTAAGAAGTgaactgaaaaagaaaccagctgcaaagcagcagcttctcagTCTGCAGCCGTCGGAGAGCAGCTCTAAAATCCAAAGTGTTGGTAACATCAGACCCCCTAAACAAACCCCAGCGTTCCACGGTGCAGCTGCTCCCATCAAAGGCTTAAAAACATACATGTGTACAAATCCAAAGAAAAATGGCAATGCCAGCAGTTACGTTCCTCCTAAAAAACCAACAGTggacaggaaaataaaaacaaacgGCACAAAGCAAACGCCACGCAAATTTTAG
- the FAM217B gene encoding protein FAM217B isoform X1: MGPGIQEYPLLLHRETQQKESHNHTNENYKGMVNNGKSHPSTKGLYKPISYVKSPPGRLGKNVPSAIEKISHDTQDGYQPNVYKKGRNQLDGNNQSKRIPSVCSSLHGAQGPKRSPPERRQTESFLHRSPPERRQTESFLHRSPPERRQNESFLHRSPPERRQNESFLHRIPAGTKGSTQENFCRAKDVPVQHFYCSKKEQLGRNHEEYMAEASPGSSKWQEASVGQMFLDFESVQIIKEDAEDDSASDLSDSERIPIPPSPCTPPELILRAEEIDPVCLEHIPEMGFKESEYYYPDFLPPPFNSWDLKQLATFVHVEGKSDFRPKPTGSLEKFMERLLQLEWLQLQTVQSERGKATKARPQTAPGPSRALKSPGKGKALLSPVPSRQAVPQDGVTRLPRSCVGHRAELCPEQARQVRSHPGHLKVPERMGCAASSQRQTGDVRSELKKKPAAKQQLLSLQPSESSSKIQSVGNIRPPKQTPAFHGAAAPIKGLKTYMCTNPKKNGNASSYVPPKKPTVDRKIKTNGTKQTPRKF; this comes from the exons ATGGGACCAGGCATTCAGGAATATCCCTTATTACTGCACAGAGAGACACAGCAGAAGGAAAGCCACAACCACACCAATGAAAACTACAAAGGAATGGTAAA TAATGGAAAAAGCCATCCAAGCACCAAAGGACTATATAAACCAATTTCTTATGTGAAATCACCTCCTGGAAGATTAGGCAAAAATGTACCAAGTGCCATTGAAAAG ATTTCCCATGATACTCAAGATGGTTACCAACCAAATGTTTATAAGAAGGGAAGGAACCAGCTGGATGGCAATAATCAGTCAAAAAG GATCCCGAGTGTTTGCAGCTCACTGCACGGTGCACAAGGACCAAAGAGGAGTCCCCCAGAAAGAAGGCAAACCGAATCCTTCCTGCACAGGAGTCCCCCAGAAAGAAGGCAAACCGAATCCTTCCTGCACAGGAGTCCCCCAGAAAGAAGGCAAAACGAATCCTTCCTGCACAGGAGTCCCCCAGAAAGGAGGCAAAATGAATCCTTCCTGCACAGGATCCCTGCTGGCACGAAGGGCAGCACACAAGAAAACTTCTGTAGGGCTAAGGATGTCCCAGTGCAGCATTTTTATTGCAGTAAAAAAGAACAGTTGGGGAGGAATCACGAAGAATACATGGCTGAAGCCAGTCCAGGCTCTTCAAAATGGCAAGAAGCATCTGTAGGTCAAATGTTTCTTGATTTTGAATCGGTACAAATTATTAAAGAGGATGCTGAAGATGATAGTGCCAGTGACCTCTCTGACTCAGAAAGGATTCCCattcccccctctccctgcactCCACCAGAACTCATCCTCAGAGCTGAAGAAATCGACCCAGTTTGTTTGGAGCACATCCCTGAAATGGGATTTAAAGAGTCTGAATACTACTACCCCGACTTCCTCCCACCCCCTTTCAATTCTTGGGACTTGAAGCAGCTGGCCACCTTTGTCCACGTGGAAGGGAAAAGCGATTTCCGCCCCAAGCCCACGGGATCcctggagaagttcatggagcgcctgctgcagctggagtggctgcagctgcagacgGTGCAGAGCGAGAGGGGCAAGGCCACCAAAGCCCGGCCCCAGACTGCCCCCGGCCCCAGCCGTGCCCTCAAGAGCCCCGGAAAAGGCAAAGCCTtgctcagccctgtgcccagcaggcaggcagtgccccaggacgGTGTaaccaggctgcccaggagctgtgtgggtcacagggcagagctgtgccctgagcaggctcGCCAGGTGCGTTCCCATCCAGGTCACCTGAAAGTTCCTGAGAGAATGGGATGTGCAGCATCTTCTCAGAGGCAAACTGGGGATGTAAGAAGTgaactgaaaaagaaaccagctgcaaagcagcagcttctcagTCTGCAGCCGTCGGAGAGCAGCTCTAAAATCCAAAGTGTTGGTAACATCAGACCCCCTAAACAAACCCCAGCGTTCCACGGTGCAGCTGCTCCCATCAAAGGCTTAAAAACATACATGTGTACAAATCCAAAGAAAAATGGCAATGCCAGCAGTTACGTTCCTCCTAAAAAACCAACAGTggacaggaaaataaaaacaaacgGCACAAAGCAAACGCCACGCAAATTTTAG
- the PPP1R3D gene encoding protein phosphatase 1 regulatory subunit 3D, with product MEVRGPQRNPSYLSDLYENMLRAEGAVAQRQQHPPTVHTSSSKTFWSSAPAKESPQLNNHASRTSSSCDPALRPIMRRRARSLPTSLERRKREALQCQAGCQGRMNRVRFADALGLELTEVKVFQTEEDPSIPLHVLSRLSINSDLWYNSLNLEFTMQCLVPDFQQPADCPDFSSRLQEQQVCLERVTSSYLGLSGTIQVQNVAFEKQVSVRYTFNQWESIHEVCARWNCSIPEKNRQDQVDVFTFFLPVPPFLLQLSTLVQFAARYQVNGQEYWDNNRGKNYTLCCRIHPLKLPRECEESWIHFI from the coding sequence ATGGAAGTGCGTGGTCCTCAGAGGAATCCCAGCTACCTCTCAGATCTCTATGAGAACATGTTAAGGGCTGAAGGAGCAGTGGCAcaaaggcagcagcatcccccaaCAGTCCATACAAGTAGCAGCAAGACTTTTTGGAGCAGTGCCCCAGCCAAGGAGAGCCCCCAGCTAAATAATCATGCGAGCAGGACTTCCTCCAGCTGTGACCCAGCCCTGCGGCCCATCATGCGTCGCCGAGCGAGGTCCCTGCCGACATCACTcgagaggaggaagagagaagcACTGCAGTGTCAGGCCGGCTGCCAGGGCCGCATGAACCGGGTCAGGTTTGCTGATGCTTTAGGCTTGGAGCTCACTGAAGTAAAAGTCTTCCAAACTGAGGAGGATCCATCCATCCCTTTGCATGTCCTTTCCAGGCTCTCCATAAACTCAGACCTCTGGTACAACAGCTTGAACTTGGAGTTTACTATGCAATGTTTGGTCCCTGACTTCCAGCAGCCTGCAGACTGTCCAGATTTCTCATCCCgactccaggagcagcaggtgtGTCTGGAACGGGTGACCAGCTCTTATCTGGGGCTCAGTGGCACCATCCAGGTTCAGAATGTTGCTTTTGAGAAGCAGGTGTCCGTGCGCTACACCTTCAACCAGTGGGAAAGCATCCACGAGGTGTGTGCTCGTTGGAACTGCAGCATCCCAGAGAAAAACAGGCAGGATCAGGTTGATGTGTTcactttctttcttcctgtgcctcctttcctccttcagcTGAGCACTCTCGTCCAGTTTGCAGCAAGGTACCAAGTCAACGGCCAGGAGTACTGGGATAACAACAGAGGCAAGAACTACACCCTCTGCTGCCGGATTCACCCCCTGAAGCTGCCGAGGGAGTGTGAGGAGAGCTGGATCCACTTCATCTGA